A single window of Rhipicephalus microplus isolate Deutch F79 chromosome 5, USDA_Rmic, whole genome shotgun sequence DNA harbors:
- the LOC119173860 gene encoding uncharacterized protein LOC119173860, whose translation MKEQLGILFLLIGSTFAALGRVQAPLAEIGTSKQFRNDDGLGNYNFGYDEDHTSGGSFRRETGNALGAKEGSYGLRDADGRVRVVSYIADELGFRASISSNEPGIMPSTPAGVTISLPLQRPVTPAVPLAAPAPAGLAPLAAVAFNTAPTRRPAYTPQEPEGTFFLGAPSPLGIKSATVGPPSYGVQPPLDIKAAPVGPPSYSGLPAPPFRASPVAPAADPSPTPWSDMYGDLPQSPVAPGAYNPLAPATYTSPSLAFAGYSPSTPALSPYTNPVNTFSGASEATLADRPSLPGPSPFGQPAPPLSRAIMVMPVGHHYVYRQDNFVTLPAEGMPFSANQSPQPQPAPFFSQNGGPAAHLTTSHAYSHKIAHSLDGGHHRSYRAYKKK comes from the exons ATGAAA GAGCAGCTCGGGATACTCTTCTTGCTCATCGGGTCCACATTCGCCGCCCTGGGTCGGGTGCAGGCACCACTGGCCGAAATTGGCACCAGCAAGCAGTTCCGCAACGACGAC GGCTTGGGAAACTACAACTTCGGCTACGACGAAGACCACACATCGGGCGGCTCGTTCCGGCGTGAAACGGGCAATGCGCTGGGCGCCAAGGAGGGCTCGTACGGCCTGCGGGACGCGGACGGTCGCGTACGCGTCGTCAGCTACATAGCCGACGAGCTGGGCTTTCGAGCGTCTATATCCTCCAACGAGCCCGGAATTATGCCATCGACACCTGCCGGCGTAACCATAAGTCTTCCCCTTCAAAGGCCAGTCACGCCAGCGGTGCCAC TGGCTGCACCGGCTCCAGCAGGTCTCGCTCCTCTAGCTGCCGTCGCTTTTAATACAGCCCCCACTCGTCGCCCGGCGTACACTCCACAGGAGCCAGAGGGTACTTTCTTCCTCGGTGCGCCGTCCCCCCTTGGAATCAAGTCGGCGACCGTGGGACCACCGTCGTACGGTGTTCAGCCACCATTGGATATCAAAGCAGCGCCTGTAGGACCACCGTCATATAGTGGTCTGCCAGCACCACCCTTCAGGGCGTCACCGGTAGCACCCGCGGCCGACCCATCACCGACACCATGGTCTGACATGTACGGTGATCTGCCACAATCACCCGTAGCTCCCGGGGCTTACAATCCTCTGGCCCCAGCTACCTACACGTCACCGTCGCTTGCCTTCGCTGGTTATAGCCCATCTACGCCAGCACTGTCACCTTATACTAATCCGGTGAACACATTCTCTGGAGCATCAGAGGCGACATTAGCTGATCGTCCATCTCTGCCTGGACCATCACCTTTTGGCCAACCGGCACCACCCTTATCCAGAGCGATAATGGTGATGCCTGTTGGCCATCACTATGTCTACAGACAGGACAACTTTGTGACCCTCCCAGCTGAAGGGATGCCGTTCTCCGCGAATCAGTCACCACAACCACAACCTGCACCGTTCTTCTCACAGAATGGGGGACCTGCGGCCCACTTGACAACTTCACACGCGTACAGCCACAAGATCGCGCACTCGTTAGACGGGGGTCACCACCGCAGTTACAGGGCttacaagaaaaaataa